A genomic stretch from Mya arenaria isolate MELC-2E11 chromosome 10, ASM2691426v1 includes:
- the LOC128204444 gene encoding CD180 antigen-like, whose amino-acid sequence METFPAALNVKKFYSTENDIWHMDNNTFLHFPSLNEVSISECTVKNITEIFNAISSMTERVNLTLSIKGMRLQTFTDKHIKMPGKASLTNLTLDRNDISVLNTRHFAQLNRLQHLSVVRNSISGFSASKTQLKGLKSLDLQSNRLSDRTVSFCFGNGTSLFPDLLLLNVGYNRISNIKDATFHCLDSLETLDLTHNDIIILDFSSIECLSSLRHLILKQNWVKSSSGIIPGNFPPNLNHLDLSANQLGPYTPKLCSYNSMARNTLTILNLNNNLIAKITSNYTKCLVKLKELYLSKNEIETLQDNAFAHLPNLRVLHIDSQMFGIKLIADHAFNNLLLKKLNLKKNFLLVSGSKLKNIFVPCPHVATLHLSDNHVKNITALMDMITPLKGLTKLTLKGVGLKEFPFEIFRRFQTLKKIYLDQNNIKLTSLLSSLQFTSSVKYLSISYNRLQFWHKILIPQPIMSSLRKLYIGHNWFDCSCNESSIWLRNQIKEIPSGTFQNVRLVGWPDSYKCHFPGHMARTLLKNYRRTEEDCKLPNKLIPVYIFIACTLLGISIIVAVAFWKRWYILYYLHKFKKGCNRKMATTNPELTHLLNHDGETYDAFVIYNENDCGFVVGDFRKLVEEELNFKLHIWDRDGSIGNARSDSYFDAMEASRHVLIIVSDNIFKDAWCEFQIDIALMGNVETDGRKKMFLVILSQLNQESMKKSWCSLLAKTSSGKWCDTKNGIRGKVFVEDLKSTLCNCNL is encoded by the coding sequence ATGGAAACGTTCCCTGCTGCGCTCAACGTTAAAAAGTTCTACTCAACGGAAAATGACATATGGCATATGGATAATAATACTTTCTTGCATTTTCCCTCCCTAAATGAAGTATCGATTTCAGAGTGTACAGTCaaaaatataacagaaatatttaacGCCATAAGCAGTATGACAGAAAGAGTTAACCTTACCCTTTCTATCAAAGGCATGCGACTGCAGACTTTTACTGATAAGCATATTAAGATGCCTGGTAAAGCCAGTCTGACAAATTTGACTCTGGATAGAAACGATATTTCAGTATTAAACACTCGTCACTTTGCTCAACTCAATCGTCTACAACATCTGTCCGTAGTTCGGAACAGTATCAGTGGTTTCTCCGCTAGTAAAACACAACTCAAAGGTCTAAAGTCATTAGACCTACAGAGCAACAGATTGAGTGATAGAACCGtcagtttttgttttggaaatggAACGAGCTTATTTCCAGACTTATTGCTTTTAAATGTTGGATATAatcgtatttcaaatataaaagaCGCAACATTTCATTGTTTAGATAGTTTGGAGACACTTGACCTCACGCATAACGATATTATTATACTGGATTTTTCAAGCATCGAATGTTTAAGCTCGCTTCGGCACTTAATCCTTAAACAGAATTGGGTTAAATCGTCTAGTGGAATCATACCAGGAAACTTTCCACCAAATTTGAATCATTTGGATCTAAGCGCCAACCAGCTTGGGCCGTACACACCAAAGCTCTGTTCCTATAACAGCATGGCACGGAACACCCTTACAATTCTGAACCTTAACAACAACCTTATCGCCAAAATAACAAGTAATTACACAAAGTGTCTGGTAAAACTGAAGGAATTATATCTCAGCAAGAATGAAATAGAAACACTTCAAGACAACGCTTTTGCCCACTTGCCAAATCTTCGGGTTTTACATATTGATAGCCAAATGTTTGGTATAAAACTAATTGCTGACCATGCTTTTAACAATTTACTTCTCAAGAAATTGAACTTGAAGAAAAACTTTTTGTTAGTTAGTGGAAGTAAACTTAAGAACATTTTTGTCCCATGCCCGCATGTAGCAACACTGCATTTATCTGACAACCACGTGAAAAATATTACTGCTCTAATGGATATGATCACGCCTTTAAAGGGACTGACAAAGCTTACATTGAAAGGGGTAGGGCTGAAAGAATttccttttgaaatatttcgCAGGTTTCagactttgaaaaaaatctatttGGATCAGAACAACATAAAATTGACGTCTCTTCTGTCGTCCTTGCAGTTTACTTCTTCAGTCAAATACCTGTCAATATCGTATAACAGACTACAATTTTGGCACAAAATATTAATTCCTCAACCAATCATGTCTTCATTAAGGAAACTTTACATAGGTCACAACTGGTTTGACTGTTCTTGTAACGAGAGTTCCATATGGTTGAGGAACCAGATTAAAGAAATACCTTCAGGCACCTTTCAGAACGTAAGACTTGTCGGCTGGCCAGATAGTTATAAATGTCATTTCCCCGGGCATATGGCTAGGACATTACTCAAAAACTATCGACGAACTGAGGAAGATTGCAAACTACCAAACAAACTCATAcctgtttacatttttattgcatgtaCATTGCTTGGAATCTCAATTATTGTAGCAGTTGCTTTTTGGAAAAGATGGTATATACTGTACTACTTGCACAAGTTTAAGAAAGGCTGTAATAGAAAAATGGCAACAACCAACCCAGAACTTACTCACCTTTTAAATCACGATGGGGAAACTTACGACGCATTCgttatttacaatgaaaacGATTGCGGTTTTGTCGTTGGAGATTTCCGGAAGCTTGTTGAAGAAGAACTAAATTTCAAGCTTCATATTTGGGACAGGGACGGCAGTATTGGAAATGCAAGATCAGATTCCTACTTTGATGCAATGGAAGCATCCAGACATGTGCTTATAATCGTTTCTGACAATATCTTCAAAGATGCTTGGTGCGAGTTCCAGATTGACATTGCTTTGATGGGGAACGTTGAGACGGATGGGCGAAAGAAAATGTTTCTTGTCATTTTGAGTCAACTTAATCAAGAATCCATGAAGAAATCGTGGTGTTCGTTGCTTGCCAAAACGTCTTCAGGAAAATGGTGCGACACCAAGAATGGGATACGGGGAAAGGTGTTCGTAGAAGATCTCAAATCCACTCTTTGTAACTGTAATTTGTAG
- the LOC128206222 gene encoding toll-like receptor 6 — MDKFVCICGILLIVLILVTEISGKSDCQRCSQCPGSSLCKCEKQRKTSYTNVYCNGEGNHRTIRHERLPDSIHRLYVSNFIFQNLSMETFPVAVNIKKFYSKKNDIWNMDNNTFLSFPSLNEVSISDCTIQNITQIFDAISSMTGRVNLTLSINGMRLLTLTNKHLKVSGKAILTNLTLDRNDISVLNTTLFAQLNRLQHLSVVRNSISGFSTSKTQLKGLKSLDLQRNRLNDRTASFCFENGTSIFPDLLLLNVRYNRISNIKDATFFCLHRLETLDLTHNDIIDLDFSSIECLSSLRHLILKHNWVKSSSGITPVNFPPNLNHLDLSANQLGPYMPKLCSNNSMARNNLTRLNLNNNFIAKITSIYTKCLVKLKELYLSKNAIETLEDNAFAHLPNLRVLHIDSQKFGIRLITDYAFNNSLLKKLNLKNNFVLVSESKLENIFVPCPHVSTLHFSDNHVKDITALMDMITPLKGLTELTLRRVGLKEFPFEIFSRFQTLKKISLDQNNIMSKSLLSSLQFSSSVRYLSISYNRLQFWHKLLIPQPIMSSLRKLYIGHNWFDCSCNESSRWLRNQIKEIPSGTFFQNVRLINWPDRYKCHFPESMTGTLLKNYRRTEDDCKLPNKLIPVYISIACTLFVISVIAAVAIWKRWYILYYLHKIKKGCNRKMATTNPELTHLLNHDGETYDAYVIYSENDCGFVVGDFRKLVEEQLNFKLHIWDRDGSIGNARSDSYFDAMEASRHVLIIVSDNIFKDSWCEFQINIALMRNVETDGRKKIFLVILSNLNVESMKKSWCSLLAKTSSGKWCETENGIRRKVFVEDLKSTLFNCNL; from the coding sequence ATGGATAAATTTGTGTGCATTTGTGGGATCCTGTTAATTGTCCTGATTCTCGTCACGGAGATTAGCGGCAAGTCAGATTGCCAACGCTGTTCCCAATGCCCTGGATCAAGCCTCTGCAAGTGTGAAAAACAAAGGAAAACTAGTTACACTAATGTTTATTGCAACGGAGAGGGAAATCACCGAACAATTCGCCATGAAAGACTTCCAGACAGTATTCATCGGCTTTACGTCtctaattttattttccaaaaccTTTCAATGGAAACGTTCCCTGTTGCGGTCAACATTAAAAAGTTCTACTCAAAGAAAAATGACATATGGAATATGGATAACAATACTTTCTTGAGTTTTCCGTCCCTAAATGAAGTATCGATTTCAGAttgtacaatacaaaatattacacaaatatttgACGCCATCAGCAGTATGACAGGCAGAGTTAACCTTACCCTTTCTATCAATGGCATGAGACTACTGACATTAACTAATAAGCACCTTAAGGTGTCTGGTAAAGCCATTCTGACTAATCTGACTCTGGATAGAAACGATATTTCAGTATTAAACACTACTCTCTTTGCTCAACTCAATCGTCTCCAACATCTGTCCGTGGTTCGAAACAGTATCAGTGGTTTTTCCACTAGTAAAACACAACTCAAAGGTCTTAAGTCATTAGACCTACAGAGAAACAGATTGAATGATAGAACCGccagtttttgttttgaaaatggaaCAAGTATATTTCCAGatttattgcttttaaatgttagatataatcggatttcaaatataaaagaCGCCACATTCTTTTGTTTACATCGTTTGGAGACACTTGATCTCACGCATAACGATATAATTGACCTGGATTTTTCAAGCATCGAATGTCTAAGCTCGCTTCGGCACTTAATCCTAAAACATAATTGGGTTAAATCGTCTAGTGGAATCACACCAGTAAACTTTCCAccaaatttaaatcatttggaTTTAAGCGCCAACCAGCTTGGACCATACATGCCAAAGCTCTGTTCCAATAACAGCATGGCAAGGAACAACCTTACACGACTGAACCTAAACAACAACTTTATCGCCAAAATAACAAGTATCTACACAAAGTGTCTGGTAAAACTGAAGGAATTATATCTCAGCAAGAACGCAATTGAAACACTTGAAGACAACGCTTTTGCCCACTTGCCAAATCTTCGGGTTTTGCATATTGATAGCCAAAAGTTCGGTATAAGACTAATTACTGACTATGCTTTTAACAATTCACTTCTCAAGAAATTGAACTTGAAGAATAACTTTGTTTTAGTTAGTGAAAGTAAACTGGAGAACATTTTTGTCCCATGCCCGCATGTATCAACGCTGCATTTTTCTGACAACCACGTGAAAGATATTACTGCTCTAATGGATATGATCACGCCTTTAAAGGGACTGACAGAGCTTACATTGAGAAGGGTAGGGTTGAAAGAATttccttttgaaatatttagcaGGTTTCagactttgaaaaaaatctctTTGGATCAGAACAACATAATGTCGAAGTCTCTTCTGTCCTCCTTACAGTTTTCTTCTTCAGTCAGATACCTGTCAATATCGTATAACAGACTACAATTTTGGCACAAACTATTGATTCCTCAACCAATCATGTCTTCATTAAGGAAACTTTACATAGGCCACAACTGGTTTGACTGTTCTTGTAACGAAAGTTCCAGATGGTTGAGGAACCAGATTAAAGAAATACCTTCGGGCACCTTCTTTCAGAACGTTAGACTCATCAACTGGCCAGATCGTTACAAATGTCATTTCCCCGAGAGTATGACTGGGACATTGCTCAAAAACTATCGACGAACTGAAGATGATTGCAAACTTCCAAACAAACTCATACCTGTTTATATTTCTATTGCATGTACATTGTTTGTGATCTCAGTTATTGCAGCAGTTGCCATTTGGAAAAGATGGTATATACTGTACTACTTGCACAAGATTAAGAAAGGCTGCAATAGGAAAATGGCAACAACCAACCCAGAACTAACTCACCTTTTAAATCACGATGGGGAAACTTACGACGCGTATGTTATTTACAGTGAAAACGATTGCGGTTTTGTCGTTGGAGATTTCCGGAAGCTTGTTGAAGAACAATTAAACTTCAAGCTCCATATTTGGGACAGGGACGGTAGTATTGGAAATGCAAGATCAGATTCCTACTTTGATGCAATGGAAGCATCCAGACATGTGTTAATTATCGTTTCTGACAATATCTTCAAAGATTCTTGGTGCGAGTTCCAGATAAACATTGCTTTGATGAGGAACGTTGAGACGGATGGGCGAAAGAAAATTTTTCTAGTCATTTTGAGTAACCTAAATGTAGAATCCATGAAGAAATCGTGGTGTTCGTTGCTTGCTAAAACGTCTTCAGGGAAATGGTGCGAAACGGAAAATGGGATACGGCGAAAGGTGTTCGTAGAAGATCTCAAATCCACTCTTTTTAACTGTAATTTGTAG